A stretch of Paludisphaera rhizosphaerae DNA encodes these proteins:
- a CDS encoding class I SAM-dependent methyltransferase, with protein MEREELQKVFDQKRASGYDQQWSRMAPLRDALHLLIGAVLSGLKTDARILCVGAGTGPELIYLAERFPTWRFVAVEPSGPMLDVCRRKAEERGFAARCEFHEGYLETLPPGEPFDAATCLLVSQFILDREARIGFFRGIADRLRPDGLLIDSDLASATNPSAYQSLRDVWFRVMRDGDLTPEAIEKMQAAYDRDVAVLPPDEVGAVISAGGFEPPIQFLQTGLIRAWYTRRS; from the coding sequence ATGGAACGGGAAGAGCTTCAAAAGGTCTTCGACCAGAAGCGCGCTTCGGGGTATGACCAGCAGTGGTCGAGGATGGCCCCGCTGAGGGACGCCCTCCACCTCCTCATCGGGGCGGTGCTTTCGGGATTGAAAACCGACGCGAGGATCTTGTGCGTCGGTGCGGGGACGGGCCCGGAACTGATCTACCTGGCCGAGCGTTTCCCAACGTGGCGATTCGTCGCGGTCGAGCCGTCGGGGCCGATGCTCGACGTCTGCCGCCGTAAGGCCGAGGAACGCGGGTTCGCCGCCCGCTGCGAGTTCCACGAGGGCTACCTCGAGACGCTCCCTCCGGGAGAGCCGTTCGACGCGGCCACGTGTCTCCTCGTCTCGCAGTTCATCCTGGATCGCGAGGCGCGGATCGGTTTCTTTCGAGGGATCGCCGATCGGCTTCGCCCTGACGGGTTGCTGATCGACTCGGATCTGGCGTCCGCCACGAACCCGTCGGCCTACCAGAGCCTGCGCGACGTCTGGTTTCGGGTGATGCGGGACGGAGACCTTACTCCCGAGGCCATCGAGAAGATGCAAGCGGCCTATGACCGGGATGTGGCCGTGCTCCCTCCGGACGAGGTCGGGGCCGTCATTTCGGCCGGCGGATTCGAGCCGCCGATCCAGTTCCTCCAGACCGGTCTCATCCGCGCCTGGTATACTCGCCGGTCGTAA
- the rimO gene encoding 30S ribosomal protein S12 methylthiotransferase RimO has translation MTPEHSTDPEVRGTISFVSLGCSKNTVDSERMLGLLAQEGYALVPEGKDSDLVIVNTCGFIDAARKESCGVIEEMLDRKREGRVKGVIVAGCLAERQKDVLLEEYPDVDQIVGVFGREQIAQVSNRILGGLHEQRTLFNPAPVNAQDDRARLRITPRHLAYLKVSEGCDRLCTFCAIPYMRGKHVTKPIEMVVDEARELARDGVRELILVAQDMTYYGMDLYGEPRLAELLRELDQIEDINWIRILYNYPRHFTDELYETIAGAKRIIPYLDMPLQHINDRMLKVMNRRHTRAETTTIVDRLRSSIPNLVLRTTFIVGFPGETDAEFQEMADYVAEAKFERLGVFTYSLEPDTPAAKLPNQLPDDLKNARRERIMQIQQPIAEAFNKTLIGNELDVLIDGRAPGQDDLWIGRTYADAPDVDGVVLIPDPNLQTGDFVPCEILGTQGYDFVGRSLALPTRRKRARPRPRKRPGSSLTILDGM, from the coding sequence ATGACGCCAGAACATTCGACCGATCCCGAAGTCCGGGGGACGATCTCGTTCGTCAGCCTCGGCTGCTCCAAGAACACCGTGGACTCCGAGCGGATGCTCGGTCTGCTGGCTCAGGAAGGCTATGCGCTGGTGCCCGAGGGGAAGGATTCCGACCTCGTCATCGTCAACACCTGCGGCTTCATCGACGCCGCCCGCAAGGAATCGTGCGGCGTCATCGAGGAGATGCTCGACCGCAAGCGCGAAGGCCGCGTTAAGGGCGTGATCGTCGCCGGCTGCCTCGCCGAGCGGCAGAAAGACGTCCTGCTGGAAGAATACCCGGACGTCGACCAGATCGTCGGGGTCTTCGGACGCGAGCAGATCGCCCAGGTGTCCAATCGGATCCTCGGCGGCCTCCACGAGCAGCGCACGCTGTTCAACCCCGCTCCGGTCAACGCCCAGGACGACCGCGCCCGGCTCCGGATCACCCCGCGGCACCTCGCCTACCTGAAGGTCTCCGAGGGCTGCGACCGGCTCTGCACCTTCTGCGCGATCCCCTACATGCGCGGAAAGCACGTCACGAAGCCGATCGAGATGGTCGTCGACGAGGCCCGTGAGCTGGCCCGGGACGGCGTCCGCGAGCTGATCCTCGTCGCCCAGGACATGACCTACTACGGCATGGACCTTTACGGCGAGCCCCGCCTGGCCGAACTGCTCCGAGAACTGGACCAGATCGAGGACATCAACTGGATCCGGATCCTCTACAACTATCCCCGGCACTTCACCGACGAGTTGTACGAGACGATCGCCGGGGCCAAGCGGATCATCCCGTATCTCGACATGCCCTTGCAGCACATCAACGACCGGATGCTCAAGGTCATGAACCGCCGCCACACCCGGGCGGAGACCACGACGATCGTCGACCGGCTGCGATCCTCGATCCCCAACCTGGTCCTTCGCACCACGTTCATCGTCGGCTTCCCCGGCGAGACCGACGCCGAGTTCCAGGAGATGGCCGACTACGTCGCTGAGGCGAAGTTCGAGCGGCTGGGGGTCTTCACCTACTCGCTCGAGCCCGACACGCCGGCCGCCAAGCTCCCGAACCAGTTGCCGGACGACCTCAAAAACGCTCGGCGTGAGCGGATCATGCAGATCCAGCAGCCGATCGCCGAGGCGTTCAACAAGACCCTCATCGGCAACGAGCTGGACGTGCTGATCGACGGCCGCGCGCCCGGCCAGGACGACCTCTGGATCGGCCGGACCTACGCCGACGCCCCGGACGTCGACGGCGTCGTCCTGATCCCGGACCCCAACCTCCAGACCGGCGACTTCGTCCCCTGCGAGATCCTGGGCACCCAGGGTTACGACTTCGTGGGACGCTCGCTGGCCCTCCCCACGCGGCGGAAGCGGGCCCGTCCCCGCCCCCGCAAGCGGCCTGGGTCGTCGCTGACCATCCTCGACGGAATGTAA
- the pgsA gene encoding CDP-diacylglycerol--glycerol-3-phosphate 3-phosphatidyltransferase: MPPETSAVAEPDAPARPAGRFWNVPNTLTVGRLVLSVFVFAAISMEWYGWAFGLFVVAALSDALDGYFARLLNQDTPLGRQLDPLIDKVIVAGAYIYLAAIPGTGIFPWMVTTIVVRELLIQGLRSLLEGQGQAFGAKMAGKLKTLFQCLSISAALLCLWFVTPHQGLTILRDGFTWIAVFLTVYSGASYLWGAGPALRAEAARGR, from the coding sequence ATGCCTCCCGAGACCTCCGCCGTCGCCGAGCCCGACGCCCCAGCGCGGCCGGCCGGCCGGTTCTGGAACGTCCCCAACACGCTGACCGTCGGCCGCCTGGTGCTGTCGGTCTTCGTGTTCGCGGCGATCTCGATGGAGTGGTACGGTTGGGCCTTCGGCCTGTTCGTCGTCGCCGCTCTCTCCGACGCCCTCGACGGCTATTTCGCCCGCCTGCTGAACCAGGATACGCCCCTCGGCCGCCAGCTTGATCCGTTGATCGACAAGGTGATCGTCGCCGGCGCGTACATCTACCTGGCGGCGATCCCAGGCACCGGGATCTTCCCCTGGATGGTCACCACGATCGTCGTCCGCGAGTTGCTCATCCAGGGTCTCCGCAGCCTGCTGGAAGGCCAGGGCCAGGCGTTCGGCGCCAAGATGGCCGGCAAGTTGAAGACCCTCTTCCAGTGCCTGTCGATCTCGGCCGCCCTGCTCTGCCTCTGGTTCGTCACGCCGCATCAGGGATTGACGATCCTGCGCGACGGCTTCACCTGGATCGCCGTTTTCCTGACCGTCTACAGCGGGGCGAGCTATCTTTGGGGTGCAGGCCCCGCCCTCAGGGCCGAGGCCGCCCGGGGACGTTGA
- a CDS encoding undecaprenyl-diphosphate phosphatase, with protein sequence MLIEWIEALVLGVVQGVTEFLPVSSDGHLLVTQQFFSWLTGVDRGGAANIFRDVMLHLGTTAAILYHYRGPIRLGIRGLLSDDPDVGPDFRRPKVMHVVLLALVATLPLVPFALFLKKWVDSLFESDVAAPIGFLISAAVLALVSFKMRGPDGHGRGPSETTWVDALVIGSAQMLAPLPGVSRSGTTIVAALLLGLSRVWAVRFSLMIAVPAVLGAVANELKDAIKHPEELGLAADNVAQTLVAMVLAGLVGYMAILWLIRVVRSGKMWYFSVYLVLLAAVVLGLVSAKGGRSGGDASPNALDGPSRRSDVRTPAATGPDGPRSPVDRPDSPLP encoded by the coding sequence ATGCTGATCGAATGGATCGAGGCCCTGGTCCTCGGCGTGGTCCAGGGCGTCACGGAGTTCCTCCCGGTCTCCAGCGACGGCCACTTGCTCGTCACGCAGCAGTTCTTTTCCTGGCTGACAGGCGTCGACCGCGGCGGCGCGGCGAACATCTTCCGCGACGTCATGCTCCACCTGGGGACGACAGCCGCCATCCTCTACCACTACCGCGGACCGATCCGACTCGGAATCCGCGGCTTGCTCAGCGACGACCCCGACGTCGGCCCGGACTTCCGCCGGCCCAAGGTGATGCACGTCGTCCTGCTGGCCCTGGTCGCCACTCTGCCGCTCGTCCCGTTCGCGCTGTTCCTGAAGAAATGGGTCGACAGCCTGTTCGAGAGCGACGTCGCCGCGCCGATCGGCTTCCTGATCTCGGCGGCCGTACTGGCGCTGGTCTCGTTCAAGATGCGGGGCCCTGACGGCCACGGCCGAGGCCCGTCGGAGACGACCTGGGTCGACGCCCTGGTGATCGGCTCGGCCCAGATGCTGGCCCCCCTCCCCGGGGTCAGCCGCAGCGGGACGACGATCGTCGCCGCCCTGCTGCTGGGGCTCTCACGCGTCTGGGCCGTCCGGTTCAGCCTGATGATCGCCGTCCCCGCCGTCCTGGGAGCCGTCGCCAACGAGCTGAAAGACGCGATCAAACACCCGGAAGAACTGGGCCTGGCGGCCGACAACGTGGCGCAGACGCTGGTCGCGATGGTCCTCGCAGGACTCGTCGGTTACATGGCCATCCTCTGGCTGATCCGCGTTGTCCGCTCGGGGAAAATGTGGTATTTTTCTGTATACTTAGTGTTGCTCGCGGCGGTGGTGCTCGGGCTGGTTTCGGCGAAGGGAGGCAGGAGTGGCGGCGACGCCTCACCGAACGCTCTGGACGGGCCCTCCCGGCGCAGCGATGTGCGAACGCCTGCTGCAACTGGACCCGACGGTCCGCGAAGCCCAGTGGATCGTCCCGACTCCCCTCTGCCGTGA
- a CDS encoding PD-(D/E)XK nuclease family protein — MPFGSYDGLLEDADALGRLAKEFGPAEHTFSPSQLETYLLCPFQFFSRHVLHLEPIIERHELDEDYTERGSRLHDILEEFERRRIEAAGAVADDRLLVEAVDKVLAHELNDLSELELGLREIEQAQTRRVIEQYARQRSDYESKSETPPIPRHFELNFGEPGAEHPEFELALGAEVVRLKGRIDRVDVVETGPVPQFRVIDYKSGHAPSGKDVTEQRMLQLPLYAMAVERLVYQNGGAALLDVGYWGLKDKGFKPILLEQWAEFREALIERVFAVVKRLQSGTFPVAPQKDGCESYCEYRSVCRIRQVRNADKAIEVVPGPSTDKTLSGRPAKKPGRSKAGRS, encoded by the coding sequence ATGCCGTTCGGCTCGTACGACGGGCTTTTGGAAGACGCCGACGCCCTGGGGAGGCTCGCCAAGGAGTTCGGCCCGGCCGAGCACACGTTCAGCCCCAGCCAGCTTGAGACGTACCTCCTCTGCCCGTTCCAGTTCTTCAGCCGGCACGTCCTCCACCTGGAGCCGATCATCGAACGCCACGAGCTGGACGAGGACTACACCGAGCGCGGCAGCCGGCTGCACGACATCCTGGAGGAGTTCGAGCGGCGTCGAATCGAGGCCGCCGGAGCCGTCGCCGACGACCGGCTGCTTGTCGAGGCCGTCGACAAGGTGCTCGCCCACGAGCTGAACGACCTCAGCGAGTTGGAGCTGGGTCTCCGCGAGATCGAGCAGGCCCAGACGCGTCGGGTCATCGAACAGTACGCCCGCCAACGCTCCGACTACGAATCGAAGTCCGAGACGCCGCCGATCCCAAGGCACTTCGAATTGAACTTCGGTGAGCCGGGAGCCGAGCATCCGGAGTTCGAGCTGGCCCTCGGCGCGGAGGTGGTGCGGCTCAAGGGGCGGATCGATCGGGTCGACGTGGTGGAGACCGGGCCGGTCCCGCAATTCCGCGTGATCGACTACAAGAGCGGCCACGCCCCCAGCGGCAAGGACGTGACCGAGCAACGGATGCTCCAACTCCCCCTCTACGCGATGGCCGTCGAACGGCTCGTCTACCAGAACGGCGGCGCGGCGCTCCTGGACGTCGGTTACTGGGGGTTGAAGGACAAGGGCTTCAAACCGATCCTCCTGGAGCAGTGGGCCGAATTCCGCGAGGCCCTGATCGAGCGCGTTTTCGCCGTCGTCAAACGTCTCCAGAGCGGGACCTTCCCGGTCGCCCCCCAGAAGGACGGCTGCGAGTCGTATTGCGAGTACCGGAGCGTCTGCCGGATCCGCCAGGTCCGCAACGCGGACAAGGCGATCGAGGTCGTCCCCGGTCCCTCCACAGACAAGACGTTGAGCGGCCGGCCGGCAAAGAAGCCCGGTCGCTCGAAGGCGGGCCGATCATGA
- a CDS encoding UvrD-helicase domain-containing protein: MSGHVGDDQVRLTSEQRGPLIERRSSVALAAGAGCGKTTVLTERFLGEIDGLEGRALRSLAVMTFTEKAARELRQRIRGRCRAKLAAGADPAWWTTVLRALEAAPIGTFHEFCGRVLRTRAGAVGVDPEFVVLDDVVAGALRAQAVAATIRRLIADRDADMLLLSVSHGLRAIREMLEDALARRTPDEVDPLGDLEPPQIVARWQDVWTKRARPATLARLDPLFRACRRTLEPLVGVSPKLTALRGEVLDALDAVESDSCRDDDLDRLREAAKVAGLRGKNDWPDDDVKARVGKVFEDLRGKIRDLGKKLSWDEDVTLAAAEETAQFARLVKAAREEYDRLKRRRRGLDFSDLIVLTREALRATLAQEDADEPEVEPTAIDLVLVDEFQDTDEVQSDVLRLLAREGFREGRMFVVGDAKQSIYRFRGAEPAVFGRWREEFPEPGRLRLSENFRTVPKLIHFVNALFADSFSTGSEPDPASVRLSPVRPDHADDPGVHFFWVEPPAAADGEPAPKPSARECRVREADALARWLRAELDAGWTVIDRKAREPRNAHAGDVAILLRAMTDVWPYETALADQGFEYHTIGGSAFYAQQEILDVVNLLSVVEDPLDETALAGCLRSPFFALSDEGLFWLSRGGGLSRGLERAADVPGLSNRDREQARRARRLLAGWRALKDHVPMAELLSRMLDESGFTAAIVCEFLGARKLANVRKLVETAREFDRRGGFGLADFVGRLRAFADDPPREEQASTTEEDGESVRIMTVHQAKGLEFPIVFLPDLNRDAGVRTGSMGFDRDLGLVLRPQVLATELENLDGNGESLGWLAYRAIEEREEREEALRLFYVAATRARDDLILSSGFDKPLAEVAASVSKLSPALNLLWERFDGRTGRRTAVIPEDWPDPEVAVVDVAAIGATEERSRPEWVKLPEIVGAILDAPRETPVEASPPAAPRFVDLEAPRLSDTRSSRLGEIIRAAAVDAELLAGADPQKVVARLAARRTPAAGKSLQAEAVAWLRTWVDSSFFTRLRAAVQSPADVRPSEAWVLQGATTVRGSTDALIRGGEDRRWRPLTFLAPGEPEAWGRLRASLAAAALEAKNVGPLGPSWLLIVTTGGELKAERCNPITDAERDRLLREMAAV; the protein is encoded by the coding sequence ATGAGCGGACACGTCGGCGACGACCAGGTCCGGCTCACAAGCGAGCAGCGCGGGCCGTTGATCGAGCGGCGGTCGAGCGTGGCGCTGGCGGCCGGAGCCGGCTGCGGCAAGACGACCGTCCTCACCGAGCGGTTCCTGGGGGAGATCGACGGCCTCGAAGGCCGCGCGCTGCGGTCGCTGGCCGTCATGACGTTCACCGAGAAGGCGGCGCGGGAGCTTCGCCAGCGGATCCGCGGCCGTTGCCGGGCGAAGCTCGCCGCCGGGGCCGATCCGGCGTGGTGGACGACGGTCCTCCGCGCCCTGGAAGCGGCCCCGATCGGCACCTTCCACGAGTTCTGCGGCCGCGTGCTGCGGACTCGCGCCGGCGCGGTCGGCGTCGACCCGGAGTTCGTCGTCCTCGACGACGTGGTCGCCGGCGCGCTCCGGGCGCAGGCCGTCGCCGCGACGATCCGCCGCCTGATCGCCGACCGCGACGCCGACATGCTGCTCCTGTCGGTCTCGCACGGCCTACGCGCGATCCGCGAGATGCTCGAGGACGCTTTGGCGAGACGGACCCCCGACGAGGTCGATCCGCTCGGCGATCTGGAGCCGCCCCAGATCGTCGCCCGCTGGCAGGACGTCTGGACGAAACGCGCCCGCCCGGCGACCCTCGCGCGGCTCGATCCGCTCTTTCGCGCCTGCCGCCGCACGCTTGAACCGCTCGTCGGCGTCAGTCCCAAACTGACGGCGCTGCGGGGCGAGGTGCTTGATGCGCTCGACGCCGTGGAATCCGACTCGTGTCGCGACGATGACCTCGACCGCCTTCGAGAGGCCGCCAAGGTCGCCGGCCTGCGCGGCAAGAACGACTGGCCCGACGATGACGTGAAGGCTCGCGTGGGGAAGGTCTTCGAGGATCTTCGCGGCAAGATCCGCGACCTCGGCAAGAAGCTCTCCTGGGACGAGGACGTCACGCTCGCCGCGGCCGAGGAGACGGCGCAGTTCGCGAGGCTCGTGAAGGCCGCCCGCGAGGAGTACGACCGCCTGAAGCGCCGACGCCGCGGTCTGGACTTCTCCGACCTGATCGTCCTGACCCGCGAGGCCCTCCGCGCGACGCTCGCCCAGGAGGACGCCGACGAGCCGGAGGTGGAGCCCACGGCGATCGACCTGGTGCTGGTCGACGAGTTCCAGGACACCGACGAGGTGCAGAGCGACGTCCTCCGCCTGCTGGCCCGCGAGGGCTTCCGCGAGGGCCGCATGTTCGTCGTCGGCGACGCCAAGCAGTCGATCTACCGCTTCCGGGGCGCCGAACCGGCCGTCTTCGGCCGCTGGCGCGAGGAGTTCCCCGAGCCGGGCCGGCTGCGCCTCTCGGAGAACTTCCGGACGGTCCCCAAGCTGATCCACTTCGTCAACGCCCTGTTCGCCGATTCCTTCTCAACCGGCTCCGAGCCCGACCCGGCCTCGGTCCGGCTGTCGCCCGTCCGCCCCGACCACGCCGACGACCCGGGCGTCCACTTTTTCTGGGTCGAGCCGCCCGCCGCCGCGGACGGCGAGCCCGCGCCGAAGCCCTCCGCACGGGAGTGCCGCGTCCGCGAGGCCGACGCCCTGGCGCGATGGCTCCGCGCCGAACTCGACGCCGGCTGGACGGTGATCGACCGCAAGGCGCGCGAGCCTCGCAACGCCCACGCCGGCGACGTGGCGATCCTGCTCCGAGCCATGACCGACGTCTGGCCCTACGAGACAGCGCTCGCTGATCAGGGGTTCGAGTACCACACCATCGGCGGATCGGCCTTCTATGCGCAGCAGGAGATCCTGGACGTCGTCAACCTGCTCTCGGTCGTGGAGGACCCGCTCGACGAGACCGCTCTGGCCGGCTGCCTGCGGAGCCCGTTCTTCGCCCTCAGCGACGAGGGTTTGTTCTGGCTCTCGCGCGGGGGCGGCCTGAGCCGGGGTCTGGAGCGGGCGGCCGACGTGCCTGGGCTCTCCAACCGCGACCGCGAACAGGCCCGCCGCGCCCGTCGGTTGCTCGCCGGATGGCGGGCGTTGAAGGATCACGTCCCGATGGCCGAGTTGCTGTCGCGGATGCTCGACGAATCGGGTTTCACAGCGGCCATCGTGTGCGAGTTCCTGGGCGCGCGGAAGCTGGCCAACGTGCGCAAGCTCGTCGAGACGGCCCGCGAGTTCGACCGCCGCGGCGGGTTCGGCCTGGCGGACTTCGTCGGCCGCCTCCGCGCCTTCGCCGACGACCCGCCGCGCGAGGAGCAGGCGTCGACCACCGAGGAAGACGGCGAGAGCGTCCGGATCATGACCGTTCACCAGGCCAAGGGCCTGGAGTTCCCCATCGTCTTCCTCCCCGACCTGAACCGCGACGCCGGCGTCCGGACCGGCTCGATGGGGTTCGACCGCGATCTTGGGCTCGTCCTTCGCCCTCAAGTCCTCGCGACCGAGTTGGAGAACCTGGACGGCAACGGCGAGAGCCTGGGCTGGCTGGCGTACCGGGCGATCGAGGAACGCGAAGAACGCGAGGAAGCCCTGCGGCTCTTCTACGTGGCCGCCACCCGGGCGCGCGACGACCTGATCCTCTCGTCCGGCTTCGACAAGCCGCTGGCCGAGGTCGCGGCCTCGGTCTCGAAGCTCTCGCCCGCGCTGAACCTGTTGTGGGAGCGGTTCGACGGTCGCACCGGCCGCCGAACCGCCGTCATCCCCGAGGACTGGCCCGACCCCGAGGTCGCCGTCGTCGACGTCGCCGCGATCGGAGCGACTGAGGAGCGTTCTCGCCCCGAATGGGTGAAGCTCCCCGAGATCGTGGGAGCGATCCTCGACGCCCCCCGTGAAACACCCGTCGAAGCGTCGCCGCCCGCCGCGCCTCGGTTCGTCGACCTGGAAGCGCCCCGGCTCTCGGACACGCGCTCCAGCCGTCTGGGCGAGATCATCCGAGCGGCGGCCGTCGACGCCGAGTTGCTCGCGGGGGCGGATCCCCAGAAGGTCGTCGCCAGGTTGGCCGCGAGGCGAACGCCGGCCGCGGGGAAGTCGCTGCAGGCCGAGGCCGTCGCCTGGCTCCGAACGTGGGTCGACAGCTCGTTCTTCACCAGACTCCGGGCCGCCGTCCAGTCGCCGGCCGACGTCCGCCCGTCCGAGGCGTGGGTGCTCCAGGGCGCGACCACGGTCAGAGGCTCGACCGACGCCCTGATCCGCGGCGGGGAGGACCGTCGCTGGCGGCCCTTGACCTTCCTCGCCCCTGGAGAGCCCGAAGCCTGGGGCCGACTGCGAGCCTCGCTCGCTGCGGCTGCCCTCGAAGCGAAGAATGTCGGCCCGCTAGGCCCCTCGTGGCTCCTGATCGTCACGACCGGCGGCGAGTTGAAGGCCGAGCGTTGCAACCCAATTACCGACGCCGAGCGTGACCGGCTGCTGCGAGAGATGGCGGCCGTTTGA
- a CDS encoding gluzincin family metallopeptidase, giving the protein MRQALRSLAIVAALLAPISAVAAPADSVSQARLKIAAKDLKGAAALLEEALGSSPTPSAEDRKALVDLLKETYRGLIRDARAAGNSKSAAAYEDDLAILEVTTPAPAVASPAPAPAAAPSPAVTAPVRSLPPIPTPASTPKVAAEASPKTLPADAESTAIPRVDPPSDPLADQSTELPALGGPASPPAKPAAAPSARTRDDRVGRASASTPAAAPDPVETPASTPPAARDELAEADALFNAKKYEQAGKSYAALARQGKLPDTRAKAWAYCRWAGIVARINAGPKTKQEWEQLDREVDSVQKLMPGNWFGDYLKDLVAEGRSGRRPVAKGPSVSVRGASPDEPETEPITPAPRKPRVDPQARKAAAQELQLPAATDDLPAPAPVPAAPVEELSPAAQAAPARKAASPVSWQVLETASFRIFHTDPKLAARAAEAAEAVRASQGARWGSPTARTAWSPRCDLYLYPTPADFAKMTGQPETSPGFSTMGIGGGRVVARRVNLRADHPQIISAILPHEVTHVVLADVFTDQQIPRWADEGMAVLAEPVSEQVGRAVELNAPLAEGRVFGLDKLMTIDYPAAKDWNLYYAQSVSLTQFLMSQGTPAQFVTFLKDAQRRGPDAALQGAYQIDGVAELDRRWRDHAALEASRLATSEEGVATAK; this is encoded by the coding sequence ATGCGCCAGGCTCTCCGCTCCCTCGCGATCGTCGCCGCTCTCCTGGCACCCATCTCCGCGGTCGCCGCCCCTGCCGATTCGGTCAGTCAGGCTCGACTGAAGATCGCCGCCAAGGATCTGAAAGGGGCCGCAGCTCTGCTGGAAGAGGCCCTCGGCAGTTCGCCCACACCCTCAGCCGAGGACCGAAAGGCGCTGGTCGATCTGCTCAAGGAAACCTACCGGGGCCTGATCCGCGACGCCCGGGCCGCCGGGAACTCGAAGTCCGCAGCGGCTTACGAAGACGATCTGGCGATCCTGGAAGTTACGACTCCCGCACCGGCGGTTGCGAGCCCCGCGCCGGCCCCAGCCGCCGCACCGTCTCCGGCGGTGACCGCTCCGGTCCGCTCGCTGCCGCCGATTCCGACGCCGGCCTCGACCCCCAAGGTTGCAGCCGAGGCATCCCCCAAGACGCTTCCTGCGGACGCTGAATCGACGGCCATCCCCCGCGTCGATCCTCCCTCGGATCCGCTGGCGGACCAGTCGACCGAACTCCCGGCGCTCGGCGGGCCGGCCTCGCCCCCCGCGAAGCCCGCGGCTGCTCCCTCGGCGAGGACGCGCGACGACCGCGTCGGCAGGGCCTCCGCCTCGACCCCCGCCGCCGCTCCGGATCCGGTCGAAACGCCCGCGTCGACCCCTCCCGCCGCCCGCGATGAACTGGCTGAGGCCGACGCCCTCTTCAACGCCAAGAAGTACGAGCAAGCGGGGAAGAGCTACGCGGCATTGGCGCGTCAGGGGAAGCTGCCGGATACGCGGGCCAAGGCCTGGGCGTATTGCCGGTGGGCCGGGATCGTCGCCCGGATCAACGCCGGCCCCAAGACCAAGCAGGAATGGGAACAACTCGACCGCGAGGTCGACAGCGTCCAGAAGCTGATGCCGGGGAACTGGTTCGGCGATTACCTCAAGGATCTTGTGGCCGAGGGTCGCAGCGGTCGGCGGCCGGTCGCCAAAGGGCCGAGCGTCTCCGTCCGAGGGGCTTCTCCCGACGAGCCCGAGACCGAGCCTATAACGCCCGCTCCGCGCAAGCCCCGGGTCGACCCTCAGGCTCGCAAGGCCGCCGCGCAAGAGCTTCAGCTTCCGGCCGCGACCGACGACCTGCCGGCACCCGCTCCGGTCCCGGCGGCACCCGTCGAAGAGCTTTCACCGGCTGCGCAGGCGGCTCCCGCTCGGAAGGCCGCTTCGCCCGTCTCCTGGCAGGTTCTGGAGACGGCCAGCTTCCGGATTTTTCACACCGACCCCAAACTGGCCGCGAGGGCCGCCGAGGCCGCCGAGGCCGTGCGAGCTTCGCAGGGCGCCCGTTGGGGCAGTCCCACGGCCCGGACGGCCTGGTCCCCGCGCTGCGACCTTTACCTCTACCCCACGCCGGCCGACTTCGCCAAGATGACCGGCCAGCCTGAAACCTCGCCCGGTTTCTCGACGATGGGCATCGGCGGCGGCCGGGTCGTCGCACGACGTGTGAACCTCCGGGCCGATCACCCCCAAATCATCTCAGCCATTCTTCCCCACGAGGTCACGCACGTCGTCCTGGCCGACGTCTTCACCGACCAGCAGATTCCGCGATGGGCCGACGAGGGGATGGCCGTCCTCGCCGAACCGGTCTCTGAGCAGGTCGGCCGCGCCGTCGAGTTGAACGCCCCGCTCGCCGAGGGCCGCGTCTTCGGGCTCGACAAGCTGATGACCATCGACTACCCCGCGGCCAAGGACTGGAATCTCTACTACGCCCAGAGCGTCTCCCTGACTCAATTCCTGATGTCGCAGGGAACTCCCGCGCAGTTCGTGACGTTCCTCAAGGACGCCCAGCGCCGAGGTCCCGACGCCGCTCTCCAGGGGGCGTACCAGATCGACGGCGTGGCCGAACTCGACCGCCGATGGCGAGACCACGCCGCCCTCGAAGCCTCACGCCTGGCGACGTCTGAAGAAGGCGTGGCGACGGCCAAGTAA